DNA sequence from the Rhizobium lusitanum genome:
GACGTCGATGTCTTCGGCCAGCAATTTGCCGCCCTTGGCAAGGACAAGCCGCATTTCACCCTGTTCGTCTCGCGTGATGACCGGGCGCTGTCGCTGTCGCGCCGTATTTCCGGCAATGTCGATCGCCTCGGCCAGATCGACCCAACCGTCGAACCCTATCGCAGCGAGTTGGAAAAACAGGGCATCACCGTGCTCGATCTCACCAAGCTCAAGACCGGCGATGGGCTGAACCATGGCAAATTCGCCGAAAGCCCGGAAGTGGTGCGACTGATTGGCGACCGGCTGATCGCTGGGCAGACCATCACCGATTCCGATGTCGGCATTGGCGATGCGGTCGGCGCCGTTGCCCTCGGTGCGGCACAGACGGTCGGCAGTGCGGCAAGCGCCGCCGTCAGCGCGCCGATCGCCATTTTCGATCCGCGCACCCGCCGGAATTATGGTGAGCAGCTGCGACGTGTCGGTGCTTCCGCCGGCAATACTGTCGGCTCCGTCGGCGATAGCTTGCAGACGACAGGCAGCAATGTCGGCTCGGCGATTGGCCAATAGGTCCCACCCGACACGCCTTCCAAAAACATCGTAGCCGTCTTCCTCGATCTGATATATCACAGAGTCGTGCAATATAGCGCATCGCGGCGCTCGGCGGACGGACTCAGGAATGGACGAAAACAAGCGTACGGTTATCGTTGTCGGCGCCGGTATCATCGGCGCGGCCATCGCCTTCGAATTGCAACGGCGCGGCCGGCAGGTGACGCTTGTCGACAAGGACGAACCGGGCGAGGGCGCCTCCTTTGGCAATATGGCGAGCATCGCGCTCGATTTCGCCGCCGGTTCCGGCCCGTCCACCTGGGCAAAAATTCCCCGCTGGCTGCTGGACCCGGAAGGCCCGGTCTGGCTGAGACCTTCCTACGCGCCGAAAATGCTGCCCTGGTTCCTGCGCTTCATTGCCGCCGGTCGTCCGTCGCGATTGAGAGAGATCGAGGATGCCGGCATGAGCCTGTCGCGCTATGCTCTCGGTGATTTCAGAACAATGCTCGATGCCCTCGGCGTGCAGGAACTGATGACGGAGGAAGGGTGCCTCGCCATCTACGAGACCGAATCCGAATTCGCCGGTGATCGTGCCCATATCGAGCTGATGCGGCGTTACGGCCTGGAGCACAAAATTCTCTCGGGTACGGAAATCCGCGACCATGAACCGGCGCTTTCTCCGAAAATTGCCAAGGCAGTGCTGCTGCCGGATAACAAGTCGATCCGCAATCCCTATCAGCTCGTCCTCAAGCTGGTGGAGGCTGCAAAAGCCCTCGGCGCCACCTTTGCCTCCGGTTCGGTCCGAACCGTCGAGCGGCAGGCGAAGGGCGTGGTGACCGTGCTTCTCGAAGACGGGCGGCGGCTGGAGGCCAATGATGTGGTGCTTGCCGCCGGTGTCCGCACGCGGTTCATTGCCTCGGCGCTGGGCGAGCCGATCCCGCTCGAGACCGAGCGCGGTTATCACACGCAGATCATGAAGCCCGGCATCGACATGCGCTATTCGATCATCTGGCCGCATCGCGCCTTCATGGTGACGCCGACGGCCGGCGGCATCCGCGTCGGCGGCAATGTCGAGCTGGCCGGCCTCGATGCGCCCCCGGATTTTCGCCGCCCGCGCATTCTCGTTCGTCATGCCCAGCGGGTGCTGCCCGGCTTGCAGGTGGGGGACGCCAAGGACTGGATGGGCCATCGCCCGGCGCTGCCCGACACGATCCCGATCATCTCACCGTCATCTCGCATTTCCGGCGTCTGGTACGCTACTGGCCACGGCCATCTCGGGCTCACCTTTTCGGCGACGACAGCGCGGTTGATGGCCGATATGATGACCGGCATCACACCGGAGGTCGACATGACCCCGTTCCGCATCAATCGCTACTAGGAGGAAACAAATGTCCGAGACCGAAAAACCTGTCGCGCTGATCACCGGCGGTGGCCGTGGAATGGGTGAGGCAATCGCTCGCGAACTGGCCGCCAGCGGCTATCGCCTGGCGCTGATGTCGCCTTCCGAAAGCTGTGAGAAATTGGCGGCTGAACTTGGTGGCGTCGCCTCGCGCGGTGTGGCTGAAAAGGCCGAGGATATCCAGGCAATCTTCGACCTGACGATGAAGAGCTATGGCCGCGTCGACGCCGTGGTCAACCATACCGGCCATCCGCCGAAAGGCGATCTGCTCGATATAACCGACGAGAGCTGGACGCTCGGCTCCGACATGATGATCCTGTCGCTGGTGCGCATGGCGCGGCTGGTGACGCCGGTCATGCAGAAGCAGGGCAAGGGCGCCTTCGTCAACATCACCACTTTCGCGGCCTACGAACCGTCGCTGGTCTTCCCGGTCTCCTGCACCTATCGCGCGGCCGCCGGCGCCTTCACCAAGCTCTACTCGGATCGTTACGCGGCCGACAATATTCGGATGAACTGCATCCTGCCCGGCTATATAGACAGCCTGAACCATAAGCCGGAAACCGCCGACAAGGTGCCGATGAAGCGCATCGGCCTGATGAGCGAGATCGCCAAGACGGCGGCCTTCCTGCTCTCCGACGGCGCCGGCTACATCACCGGCCAGAATATTCGCGTCGATGGCGGCGTCACCCGTCACGTCTGATTGGAGTTATCGAGATGAGATGGAAGCGCACGATCCAGTTGCTGGATGTCCATTGCGAGGGTGAAATCGGCAGGGTCGCGATCGGCGGCGTGCCGAAGATCCCCGGCAATACGATCGCCGAGCAATTGCATTGGCTGAACACCGACCCGAAGGGCGAAGAGCTGCGCCGTTTTCTGGTGCTGGAGCCGCGCGGTGCGCCGATCGGTTCGGTCAACCTGCTGCTGCCGGCCAGGCATCCCGACGCCGATGCCGCCTTCATCATCCTGCAGCCGGATCAGGCGCATGCGAGTTCCGGCTCCAATTCCATCTGCGTGACCACGGCACTGCTCGAATCCGGCATCGTCGAGATGAAGGAGCCGGAAACGGTGGTGACGCTCGAAACCGCCGCCGGGCTGGTCAGGGCAACCGCCACCTGCCGCGACGGCCGTTGCGAGAAGGTCCGCCTCACCATGGTGCCGTCCTTCGTGCATGAGCTGGATGTCGAGATCGACACGCCGCAATGGGGCAGGATCAAGCTTGATCTCTGCTATGGCGGCATTTTCTATGCGCTGGTCGATGTTGGCCAGATCGGCCTGACGATCGAAAAGGCCAAGGCCGCATCGCTGGTCCAGGCGGGCATGGTGCTCAAGGAGTTGATCAACCGCACGGTCCCGGTCGTCCATCCGGAAATTCCGGCAATCTCCGGCGTCGCCTATGTGATGTTCCGGGACATCGATGCCGACGGCGCGATCCGTACCTGCACGACCATGTGGCCCGGCCGCGCCGACCGCTCACCCTGCGGTACCGGCAATTCCGCCAATCTGGCGACGCTGCATGCCTGCGGCAAGGCTAAGGTCGGCGATGTCTTCAAGTCCCGCTCGATCATCGGTTCGGAATTCGAAGTCGGCCTGCAGGCGGAGACTGAAGTGGCCGGCAAGCCCGCTATCATCCCCACCATTACGGGCCGTGGCTTCACCTTCGGCCTGAGCCAGGTGGCGCTCGATCCGTTCGATCCGATGGCGAATGGTTTTGCGATGACGGACGTGTGGGGGCCGTTGGCGGGGGAGATCTAAACACTATCCCGGATAGATCACGCCCTTGCGCAAAATGATGTTCCCATAGAGCCGTGGCTCGCTGGTCTGCACCAGCGCATGCGTCTGCTTCACCCGCTCGTAGAATTCCGCCGGCAGCAGCGGCACGACCTTGATGTCGGGGACATGTCGAGCGCAGACCTCGATCATCTCCGCGTGCACGGGATCGACCACGTCGCGGTCCTGTTTCACCGTTGCGCGGAAAATCGCCTGCGGTACGAAATCGTCGATCGGCAGGACGCTGAGTATGGCGTCGAGCACCCGCACGACGCCATGGCCGTCGAGGCGGATGAGGCGGCGGGCGTGTTCGAGGCCCGGATAATTGCCGTCAACGAGGGCGATTTCGTCGCCATGGCCCATGGCGCGCAGCGTCGCCAACAGCTCGGGGCTCAACAGCGGGTCAATGCCCTTCAGCATGCTCTATCTCCTTGAAGAGGATGTTTTGGTCGATGAGGTAGCGCGCAAAGATAGGCAAGCTGGCGCCGCCGATGGCGCGCGCCTGCGGACCGACCGCGCCTTCGATGATTTCGGGCATGACGACGCCCTGCAGGTCGAGTTCGGCGACCGCCTTGATGGTGGCGCGTACGATCCGTTCGCGCACCCAGTCGGGAAAGCCGCCATCGATGACGGCGGCGCTGAAATCGATGACCGAGGCGGCCGCAACGATCGCCTGTGCCAGCGCCCTGGCTGTTTCCTGGATCCAGATCTCCAGCGGTTCGCCGAAATCGATCCAGTTGTCCGCCGAATACCAGAGCGGCTGCGGATCGAAACCGTGATCCCGCAGCAGGTTTTCGAGCACGAAGATCGAGGCAATTTCGAGCAGCTGCTGGGTTTCTCCATTGCGTCCGCGTACCGGCAGGGGGCCGAGAGCGCCGGCGGTTCCTGTCCGCCCGACGAAGATCGAAGAGTTCAGAACGATACCGCCGCCGAGGAAGGAGCCGATGAAGAAATAGACGAAATCCGGATAATGCGGGCCGACGCCGAAGACCAGTTCCGCGCCGCAGGCGCTGGTGGCGTCGTTCTGCAAATAGACGGGGTAGGGCACGCGGGTGGCGATTTCCGCCTGCAGGTCGACGCCGCGCCAGACGTCCATCGCGCCATCGGGCGCGCCGACCTCCTCCGCCCAGTTCCAGAGTTCGAACGGCGCGGCGATGCCAAGCCCGGCAAGCCGGAGGCGCTCTTCTTTGCTGAGGCGCGCTTCCAGTTCCTGAATACCTGACGTGACGAAGGACAGGATGTCCTGCGGCAGTGGATAGGGATAGATCTGATGAAGCTGCATCCGGATTTGCCCGACAAAATCCATCAGCACGAGGTCGGCGCTGCGCCGCCCGATCTTGACGCCAAAGGAGAGCACAGCATCCGGATTGAGCCGCATTGGAATCGAAGGTTGCCCGACGCGGCCGCGCACCGGTTCGCCGCGCGATAGCAGTCCGTCCTTCTCCAGCGCCCGCATGATGACGGAGACGGTCTGCGCCGACAGGCCGCTGCGCCGAGCGATGTCGGCTTTCGACAGCGCGCCGTGACGACGCACGAGCGACAGCACCAGCCGTTCGTTGTGCGCACGTACCCGAACCTGATTCGCACCCCCGCTGGGGTCGAGAATCAAAGGCGATGTCGGCGTTTCCTCATGGTCTTGCAGGGGAGACATTGGCCCGCTCCTTCCATCATGGCCATGCCCTATTTTTTTAGCAAAATGCCACATCCGATTAATAATTCAATCGGATTTATTTATTGACAGGGCGAAATCTTTAGGGTCAGATATATCCCGTCGAGGATGTGCGCATGACCTTGGAGGCGGTCCAGCGGGAAAAAATCTAAACGGACATGGCACGTCTTGAACCCGGACTCGAGTGTGAGCCGGAGCGGCCGGGAGACCCCGGTTTTCAAATCTTGGGAGGATTGAATGAAGAAATCTGTTATTTCCGCAGCACTCGCCGCTCTGGCGATCGGCGTCGCTTTTGCCGCGCCGGCCAAGGCTGCCGATGTTTCCGCCTGCCTGATCACCAAAACCGACACTAATCCCTTCTTCGTCAAGATGAAGGAAGGTGCGACAGCCAAGGCCAAGGAACTCGGCGTGACGCTGAAGTCCTACGCCGGCAAGATCGATGGTGACAGCGAAAGCCAGGTTGCTGCGATTGAAAGCTGCATCGCCAGCGGTGCCAAGGGTATCCTGATCACTGCTTCCGACACCAAGGGCATTGTTTCTTCGGTCAAGAAGGCACGCGATGCCGGCCTGCTGGTCATCGCGCTCGACACGCCGCTGGAACCGGCTGACGCCGCTGACGCGACCTTTGCCACCGACAACCTTCTCGCCGGCAAGCTGATCGGCGAATGGGCCAACAAGACGCTCGGCGCCAAGGCCAAGGACGCCAAGATCGGCTTCCTCGACCTGACGCCGTCGCAGCCTTCCGTCGACGTGCTGCGCGACCAGGGCTTCATGATCGGCTTCGGCATCGACCCGAAGGACCCGAACAAGATCGGTGACGAAACCGATCCGCGCATCGTCGGCCATGACGTTACCAACGGCAACGAGGAAGGTGGCCGCAAGGCCATGGAAAACCTCCTGCAGAAGGATTCGAGCATCAACGTCATTCATACGATCAACGAACCGGCTGCTGTCGGCGCCTATCAGGCTCTGAAGGCTGTCGGCTTGGAAAAGCAGGTTCTGATCGTGTCGGTTGACGGCGGTTGCCCGGGTGTCAAGTCCGTCAAGGAAGGCGTGATCGGCGCTACCTCGCAGCAGTATCCGCTGATGATGGCAGCCCTCGGCGTAGAGGCGATCAAGAAGTTCGCCGATACCGGCGAAAAGCCGAAGCCGACCGAAGGCAAGTCCTTCTTCGACACCGGCGTTTCGCTGGTGACGGACAAGCCGGTTTCCGGCCTGAAGTCGATCGACACCAAGGAAGGCACTGCGAAGTGCTGGGGCTAAGCCTTATCCTGATTTTGGCATGATCCAATCCGAGAGCCGCTTCACACGTTTCGCTGAAGCGGTTTTTCGGCTCGCGACCATGCTTTCCTGATATCAACGCCGGCCGGGCTCCAGCTCGGCCGGTTTCAACAGCCGGCGGTTTCCGCGTACAGATCGGCGCGGCAGCGGAGGAACAAAATGCCCGGAGCACAGGAATTCGAAGAGGTTCTCGACGATAGCGACAAGAATGTCGCCTCGTTCGATCAACAGAATGTCTCTCTTCTCAAGCGCATGCAGCATTTCTTGCATTCGACGCCGGCAGCCGTACCGCTGATCGTGCTCGTGATGGCGATCGTCATCTTCGGTATCGCTATCGGCGGGAAGTTCTTCTCTGCCTATACGCTGACGCTGATCCTGCAGCAGATCGCCATCGTCGGCATTCTGGCTTCGGCGCAGACGCTGGTCATCCTGACCGCCGGCATCGATCTTTCGATCGGCGTGATCATGGTTATTTCCTCCGTCGTCATGGGCAACGTCGCTGTCACCTATGGCCTGCCGACGCCGGTTGCCATTATCGCCGGCCTGGCTGCTGGCGGCCTCTGTGGACTGCTCAACGGTTTTCTCGTCGCCAACATGAAGCTGCCGCCGTTCATCGTGACGCTCGGCACCTGGAATATCGTCATGGCGACGAATTTTATCTATTCCGCCAATGAAACAATCCGAGATACCGACATCGACGAACAGGCGCCGCTGCTGCATCTGTTCGCATACAGCTTCCGCATCGGTGGTGCGGTGTTCACCCTGGGTGTCATCGCCACGGTAATCTTGGTCCTCCTCCTCTGGTACGTCCTCAATCACACCGCCTGGGGCCGGCATGTCTATGCCGTCGGCGATGATCCGGAGGCGGCGAAGTTGGCCGGTATCCAGACCAAGAAGGTGCTGCTGGCCGTCTACGGCATTTCGGGCCTGATCGCCGGCTTGGCCGCCTGGGTCTCGATCGGCCGCAATGGCTCGGTCTCGCCCTCATCGGCTGTGACGGATTTCAATCTTCAGGCAATTACCGCGACCGTGATCGGCGGTATCTCGCTCTTCGGCGGCCGTGGGTCGATCCTCGGCACACTGTTCGGCGCGATGATCGTCGGCGTGGTTTCCATGGGCCTTAACATGCTCGGAGCCGATCCGCAGTGGAAAGTCCTTCTGACGGGTGTGCTGATCATCGGCGCCGTCGCGATCGATCAATGGATCAGAAAGGTATCGGCATGACCGTGACAGGCGAACCCCTTCTCACCGCGCGCGGCCTCGTCAAGCGCTATGGACGCGTGACTGCGCTCGATAACGCCGATTTCGATCTCTATCCCGGCGAAATCCTTGCCGTTATCGGCGACAACGGCGCCGGCAAATCATCGCTGATCAAGGCGATTTCGGGTGCCGTCATTCCCGATGAAGGCGAGATCAAGCTGGAGGGCAAAACGGTCCAGTTTCGCTCGCCAATGGAAGCGCGCGAAGCCGGCATCGAAACGGTCTATCAGAACCTGGCGCTATCGCCGGCGCTCTCGATCGCGGACAACATGTTCCTCGGCCGCGAGATCCGCAAACCCGGTGTCCTCGGCTCCGTGTTCCGCATGCTCGACCGGCCTGCGATGGAAAAACGCGCCCGAGACAAGCTCACCGAACTCGGCCTTATGACGATCCAGAACATCAACCAGGCGGTGGAAACGCTTTCCGGCGGCCAGCGTCAGGGCGTGGCGGTGGCGCGCGCTGCCGCCTTCGGTTCCAGGGTCGTCATCATGGACGAGCCAACGGCCGCACTTGGCGTCAAGGAAAGCCGCAAGGTCCTGGAACTCATCCTCGACGTGCGCTCACGCGGCTTGCCGATCGTGCTGATCTCGCACAATATGCCGCATGTTTTCGAGGTGGCGGATCGTATCCATATCCACCGTCTCGGACGCCGACTGGCTGTGATCGATCCGAAGGAATACACCATGTCCGATGCCGTCGCCTTCATGACCGGCGCCAAGGCTGCGCCATCGGAGACCGTGGCCGCATGAGCGCCACGATTGAGGACATCGCCGGCGAGATCATCGCGCGCGCCGGCGATACAAAACGGTTCCTGGTGGCCATCGCCGGCCCGCCGGGCGCCGGCAAATCGACCTTGGCTGACAATGTGGCCGAGGCGCTGAGGACCAAGGGTGAAAGCGCCGAGGTCCTGCCGATGGACGGCTTCCACATGGACAATGCCGTCCTGATTGAAAAGGGCCTGCTGAAGCGCAAGGGTGTCCCCGAAAGCTTCGACGTGCGCGCCTTTCTCGATATCGTCAAGGCGGTGCGCGCGGCCGATCAGGAAGTGCTGGTGCCGGTCTTCGACCGTTCGCGTGAACTTGCGATCGCCTCAGCCCGCATCGTCTCGCCCGATCATCGCTTCATCGTCATTGAGGGCAATTACCTGCTCCTCAGCCAGGGTAAATGGGCGGCACTGGAGGGCATGTTCGACTATTCGATCATGCTCGCGCCACCCATGGAAGTCCTGGAGCAGCGGCTCTGGGAGCGCTGGAAGGGCTATGAACTCGACGATGAGGCAGCGCGCGATAAGGTCTACGGCAACGACCTGCCCAACGGCCGCCTGATTCTGGAAAACCGTCGCCGGGCGGACGCCACCGTCGATATCGTGCAGGGCTGAGCCCCGCGATCATTTAGACATTATCGGCGATTGTTTTGCAGTGGTGGATGGTGCTATCGAAGCGCCATACCATGAGACCATCCAGAGGTTCGCGCCCATGCAAAAGCTCACCATCCGCCGCCCCGACGATTGGCACCTGCACCTGCGCGATGGCGCTATGCTGGAAGGCGTGATCGGCGATACCTCGAGGCATTTCGCCCGCGCCATCATCATGCCGAACCTGGTGCCGCCGGTTGTCACCACGGCCGATGCCACGGCCTATCGCGAGCGGATCCTGAAGGCTCTGCCGGCCGGCGACCGTTTCCAGCCGCTGATGACGCTTTACCTCACCGAACACACCAATCCCGACGATGTCGAAGAGGGCAAGAAGAGCGGGCTCATCACCGCAGTGAAGCTCTATCCGGCAGGTGCGACGACCAATTCTCACGGCGGCGTGCGCGATATCGACAAGGCGATGCCGACACTGGAGCGCATGGCGAAGATCGGCCTGCCGCTCTGCGTGCATGGTGAGGTGACGACGCCGGAGGTGGATATTTTCGACCGCGAGGCTGTCTTCATCGAAAGCGTGCTTGATCCGCTGCGCCAGCGCCTGCCGGAGCTGAAGGTCACCATGGAGCATGTGACGACCTCGGATGGTGTCGACTACATCAAGTCGGCCAACGCAAATCTCGCCGGTTCCATCACCACGCATCACCTGATCATCAACCGCAACGCCATCCTCGTCGGCGGTATCCGGCCGCATTATTATTGCCTGCCGGTCGCCAAGCGCGAAAGCCATCGCCTGGCACTGCGGGCGGCCGCGACCAGCGGCGATGCGAGGTTCTTCCTTGGTACCGATTCCGCCCCGCATGTCGATCCGCTGAAGGAATGCGGCTGTGGCTGCGCCGGTATCTACACGTCGATTAATACCATGAGTTGCCTGGCGCATGTCTTCGAACAGGACGGCGCGCAGGACAAGCTCGAGGCCTTCGCCTCGCTAAACGGTCCGGCCTGGTATGGGCTGGCGCCGAACGAGGAC
Encoded proteins:
- a CDS encoding NAD(P)/FAD-dependent oxidoreductase translates to MDENKRTVIVVGAGIIGAAIAFELQRRGRQVTLVDKDEPGEGASFGNMASIALDFAAGSGPSTWAKIPRWLLDPEGPVWLRPSYAPKMLPWFLRFIAAGRPSRLREIEDAGMSLSRYALGDFRTMLDALGVQELMTEEGCLAIYETESEFAGDRAHIELMRRYGLEHKILSGTEIRDHEPALSPKIAKAVLLPDNKSIRNPYQLVLKLVEAAKALGATFASGSVRTVERQAKGVVTVLLEDGRRLEANDVVLAAGVRTRFIASALGEPIPLETERGYHTQIMKPGIDMRYSIIWPHRAFMVTPTAGGIRVGGNVELAGLDAPPDFRRPRILVRHAQRVLPGLQVGDAKDWMGHRPALPDTIPIISPSSRISGVWYATGHGHLGLTFSATTARLMADMMTGITPEVDMTPFRINRY
- a CDS encoding SDR family oxidoreductase: MSETEKPVALITGGGRGMGEAIARELAASGYRLALMSPSESCEKLAAELGGVASRGVAEKAEDIQAIFDLTMKSYGRVDAVVNHTGHPPKGDLLDITDESWTLGSDMMILSLVRMARLVTPVMQKQGKGAFVNITTFAAYEPSLVFPVSCTYRAAAGAFTKLYSDRYAADNIRMNCILPGYIDSLNHKPETADKVPMKRIGLMSEIAKTAAFLLSDGAGYITGQNIRVDGGVTRHV
- a CDS encoding 4-hydroxyproline epimerase; the protein is MRWKRTIQLLDVHCEGEIGRVAIGGVPKIPGNTIAEQLHWLNTDPKGEELRRFLVLEPRGAPIGSVNLLLPARHPDADAAFIILQPDQAHASSGSNSICVTTALLESGIVEMKEPETVVTLETAAGLVRATATCRDGRCEKVRLTMVPSFVHELDVEIDTPQWGRIKLDLCYGGIFYALVDVGQIGLTIEKAKAASLVQAGMVLKELINRTVPVVHPEIPAISGVAYVMFRDIDADGAIRTCTTMWPGRADRSPCGTGNSANLATLHACGKAKVGDVFKSRSIIGSEFEVGLQAETEVAGKPAIIPTITGRGFTFGLSQVALDPFDPMANGFAMTDVWGPLAGEI
- a CDS encoding RbsD/FucU family protein codes for the protein MLKGIDPLLSPELLATLRAMGHGDEIALVDGNYPGLEHARRLIRLDGHGVVRVLDAILSVLPIDDFVPQAIFRATVKQDRDVVDPVHAEMIEVCARHVPDIKVVPLLPAEFYERVKQTHALVQTSEPRLYGNIILRKGVIYPG
- a CDS encoding ROK family transcriptional regulator encodes the protein MSPLQDHEETPTSPLILDPSGGANQVRVRAHNERLVLSLVRRHGALSKADIARRSGLSAQTVSVIMRALEKDGLLSRGEPVRGRVGQPSIPMRLNPDAVLSFGVKIGRRSADLVLMDFVGQIRMQLHQIYPYPLPQDILSFVTSGIQELEARLSKEERLRLAGLGIAAPFELWNWAEEVGAPDGAMDVWRGVDLQAEIATRVPYPVYLQNDATSACGAELVFGVGPHYPDFVYFFIGSFLGGGIVLNSSIFVGRTGTAGALGPLPVRGRNGETQQLLEIASIFVLENLLRDHGFDPQPLWYSADNWIDFGEPLEIWIQETARALAQAIVAAASVIDFSAAVIDGGFPDWVRERIVRATIKAVAELDLQGVVMPEIIEGAVGPQARAIGGASLPIFARYLIDQNILFKEIEHAEGH
- a CDS encoding sugar ABC transporter substrate-binding protein, which gives rise to MKKSVISAALAALAIGVAFAAPAKAADVSACLITKTDTNPFFVKMKEGATAKAKELGVTLKSYAGKIDGDSESQVAAIESCIASGAKGILITASDTKGIVSSVKKARDAGLLVIALDTPLEPADAADATFATDNLLAGKLIGEWANKTLGAKAKDAKIGFLDLTPSQPSVDVLRDQGFMIGFGIDPKDPNKIGDETDPRIVGHDVTNGNEEGGRKAMENLLQKDSSINVIHTINEPAAVGAYQALKAVGLEKQVLIVSVDGGCPGVKSVKEGVIGATSQQYPLMMAALGVEAIKKFADTGEKPKPTEGKSFFDTGVSLVTDKPVSGLKSIDTKEGTAKCWG
- a CDS encoding ABC transporter permease produces the protein MPGAQEFEEVLDDSDKNVASFDQQNVSLLKRMQHFLHSTPAAVPLIVLVMAIVIFGIAIGGKFFSAYTLTLILQQIAIVGILASAQTLVILTAGIDLSIGVIMVISSVVMGNVAVTYGLPTPVAIIAGLAAGGLCGLLNGFLVANMKLPPFIVTLGTWNIVMATNFIYSANETIRDTDIDEQAPLLHLFAYSFRIGGAVFTLGVIATVILVLLLWYVLNHTAWGRHVYAVGDDPEAAKLAGIQTKKVLLAVYGISGLIAGLAAWVSIGRNGSVSPSSAVTDFNLQAITATVIGGISLFGGRGSILGTLFGAMIVGVVSMGLNMLGADPQWKVLLTGVLIIGAVAIDQWIRKVSA
- a CDS encoding ATP-binding cassette domain-containing protein, which produces MDQKGIGMTVTGEPLLTARGLVKRYGRVTALDNADFDLYPGEILAVIGDNGAGKSSLIKAISGAVIPDEGEIKLEGKTVQFRSPMEAREAGIETVYQNLALSPALSIADNMFLGREIRKPGVLGSVFRMLDRPAMEKRARDKLTELGLMTIQNINQAVETLSGGQRQGVAVARAAAFGSRVVIMDEPTAALGVKESRKVLELILDVRSRGLPIVLISHNMPHVFEVADRIHIHRLGRRLAVIDPKEYTMSDAVAFMTGAKAAPSETVAA
- a CDS encoding nucleoside triphosphate hydrolase, with product MSATIEDIAGEIIARAGDTKRFLVAIAGPPGAGKSTLADNVAEALRTKGESAEVLPMDGFHMDNAVLIEKGLLKRKGVPESFDVRAFLDIVKAVRAADQEVLVPVFDRSRELAIASARIVSPDHRFIVIEGNYLLLSQGKWAALEGMFDYSIMLAPPMEVLEQRLWERWKGYELDDEAARDKVYGNDLPNGRLILENRRRADATVDIVQG
- the pyrC gene encoding dihydroorotase codes for the protein MQKLTIRRPDDWHLHLRDGAMLEGVIGDTSRHFARAIIMPNLVPPVVTTADATAYRERILKALPAGDRFQPLMTLYLTEHTNPDDVEEGKKSGLITAVKLYPAGATTNSHGGVRDIDKAMPTLERMAKIGLPLCVHGEVTTPEVDIFDREAVFIESVLDPLRQRLPELKVTMEHVTTSDGVDYIKSANANLAGSITTHHLIINRNAILVGGIRPHYYCLPVAKRESHRLALRAAATSGDARFFLGTDSAPHVDPLKECGCGCAGIYTSINTMSCLAHVFEQDGAQDKLEAFASLNGPAWYGLAPNEDRITLVRRVETVAFPEKIETGAGTVTVFDPMFPLHWDVEG